One window of the Canis lupus familiaris isolate Mischka breed German Shepherd chromosome 29, alternate assembly UU_Cfam_GSD_1.0, whole genome shotgun sequence genome contains the following:
- the LOC487024 gene encoding dnaJ homolog subfamily A member 1-like, with translation MPIRIHQIGPAMVQQIQSVCMECQGHRERISPKDRCKSYNGRKIVREKKILEVLIDKGMKDGQKITFHGEGDQEPGLEPRDIIIVLDQKDHDVFTRREDLLICMDIQLVEALCGFQKPVSTLDNRTIVITSHPGQTVKHGDIKCVLNEGMSIYRTPYEKGHLIIKFKVNFPEKGFLSPDKLSLLEKLLPERKEVEETDELDQVELVDFDPNQERWRHYNGEAYKDDEHHHLRGGVQCQTS, from the coding sequence ATGCCAATAAGAATTCATCAGATAGGACCTGCAATGGTTCAGCAAATTCAATCTGTGTGCATGGAGTGCCAGGGCCATAGGGAACGGATCAGTCCTAAAGATAGATGTAAAAGCTACAACGGAAGGAAGATAGTTCGAGAGAAGAAGATTCTAGAAGTGCTTATTGACAAAGGCATGAAAGATGGCCAGAAGATAACATTTCACGGTGAGGGAGACCAAGAACCAGGACTGGAACCAAGagatattatcattgttttagaTCAGAAGGACCATGATGTTTTTACTCGACGAGAAGATCTTCTCATATGTATGGATATACAGCTGGTTGAAGCCCTGTGTGGCTTTCAAAAGCCAGTATCTACTCTTGACAACCGAACCATCGTCATCACCTCTCATCCAGGTCAGACTGTCAAGCATGGGGATATCAAGTGTGTGCTAAACGAAGGCATGTCAATTTATCGTACACCATACGAGAAGGGTCACCTAATCATCAAATTTAAGGTAAACTTCCCCGAGAAaggctttctctctcctgataAACTTTCTTTGCTGGAGAAACTCCTACCTGAGaggaaggaagtagaagagaCTGATGAATTGGACCAGGTGGAACTGGTGGACTTTGATCCCAATCAGGAAAGATGGCGCCATTACAATGGGGAAGCATATAAGGATGATGAACATCATCATCTTAGGGGTGGTGTTCAGTGTCAGACCTCTTAA